gaaacgagaagggtgattgagattcgttattttataggagatgtgttgtcaagtggagatttatgttttcatcattgaacctttccctttcgggaatggggacaaaagtaggtgtctacataacGCCATCTTTAGTTTCTAAAGCTTCAAGATAGTTGTCTTCTGAAATCACCTTTTCTTTCTCTGTTGGTCCTCAAAATAAAGGTACCGAAAGTTGGTTGACTATTATCATCTCAATTTGTGAGTGAAAAAAACATTAACCATTAGTTGTCATAAAATTATATGACACTTAAAGGATAGGTTAATAAACATATTGATAGACATTTTAACTAAAGTCATCTTTAACATTACCTATTGATCACATAACTCCCTTGAGTTCTATTTGCTTCTCCCGACGGTTGGTCGAGTAACAAAAAtattctatgttcttttttgctATCAAGTATTTCAACCATTGATTAACCAAATTGGTTGTCGCATGCGTAGCACGCGGAGGCCCAactattatttaataaaaaatatttcttcaaaattactaataatgtataaaattaattaattaattctttAAAGTGTTtgtctatcaactttttttatatataattgttAACCTACTTTTTGTACTAACGTCGTAACCAACttgtcgtttgatcatgtcgtgtcgccaGAAATTGTCTTGTCCACATGTATCTACGTGTCGCTTGATTAAGTCGTGAGTAAAGGAGGCAACCGACGTTAGAAGACTGACAACAGGGGTATGAGGAAACTAGGTCAAGACGGTGGGCCAGAGCCCAAGATGCAGGGCCGCCTCAAGGGATTGAATTGGTCAAGTATACACGGATAAGTAAGAAAGGAGTCTAGTTCATGCAGAAGACGTGGGAGAGTTGGTTTCTTAACCAAATCCTATTTTCACGGGATCTCCTTAGCTCAACTAACCGTGGCTCAAGCCCTATAAAAGGACCCCGTCGGTGCAGCTCAACACACAAGTTCTCAACCCTCAATACCCTCAATTACAGAGGTCCTCCATACTCAACACCACTGAGAAACAGAAGTTACAATTGGGAGAGGAGTCCAAACTCACCAATAGCGGTGGTCCGAGGCAGAATGCAGGCAAGCGCAACTGGGTGTTCGGGGCTCCAACACGAGTGCCGGTCTTGAATCGCCAACCACTACCACCGTTGCCAAGAGGAGTCCCCATAGTACCCTTGCGCTTCGAAACACAAGGTCAAGACATGGGCCACCCCGATCGCCTTACAGCAATGTATGTCACCAGGGAGGAGGTAGTGGGTCTTCAAATTCAGGCGAAATACTGGAATCTGGTGTTGGGACAGAGGCAGATTTTCACATATCTCACACCAATTTAGGTGGAGGATATTCCGATGACAGGCAAGCCCCAATTTTGGAAGGATTGGGAGGGTTATTGGATTCATCATCCATCGGATCCCATTAACCCGATTCGCAAGAATTTGTTTCTTCAACGTCCAGATTTAAAAATGAAAGTTTGCATGTGGAACGTTCGAGGGGCGTGTAGGGATTTGTTTATGTCTCATGCAAAAGATGTCATCAGCTCTCATCATCCTGACATCTTCATTCTGCTGGAAACCAAATCTGATGGAACTAGAGGTAGAGAGGTAATGAGATCTCTTAATTATGATGACTGTAGAATAGTAAGACCAGTGGAGAAGAGAGGTGGTATTTGGCTCTTCTGGAAAAAGTCAGTGGACTTGATTTATTTTGACTCAGAAAACAATCATTTTCAGTCGCTTTTCCACTTCAAGAATTTGGGTAAGGAGGCTCTGGTTTCGGGTGTGCATGCTCCGAGTTCTTCAGGAGCAAGGCACAAATATTGGAGAGGCATGCAAGAAGATCTCCCACCTTCTAATATACCGTGGCTGGTTCTTGGTGATCTAAATGAGGTTACTGCTCAATCTGAAAAGAAGGGAGGAAGAGCTTTTAGACCAACTCAATGCACATATTTGGTAAATTTCATGGATGACGCAGGACTTGTGGATATTGGGTACAATGGATGTCCCTACACTTGGACAAATGCTCGTCAAGAGTTGCTCTAATACAGGAAAGACTTGATCGTGCTCTGGTGAATTCGGTATGGTTGAATTCTTTCCCTTTTACTAAAGTTCATCATTTGCCTCGTACAAACTTTGGGTTAAagtttttaaagaaaaatatattaaaaggtcCAACTTTATGGATTGTATCCCGAATAGTAATCAATCACCGTTATGGAGGGAAATTCTTAAGGGTCGGGAGATTCTTAAAAAAGGATTGATTATTAATATAGGCAATGGGAATTCCACCTCTTTATGGTTTCATCATTGGATTTGGGGGTGGTCCACTTTATACTCTAAAGGATGTAAAAATTCCTGATTCGAAGGCCCATTGGTTTGTTAATAGAATAATTCGAGGAGGGAAATGGTATCTGGACGACattattcatttaattcctaatcACATCAAAAATCTTATTCTAGCTTATCCTTTGTCTACCAATGATAAAGAAGAGGATTTTATTAGATGGCAATATTCTAAAACAGGAGCTTTCACCATTAAATCTGCGTATTATATTCAGTTGCATCACTCTTTAAGCTCTTTGGATAATAGTCAATCCTTTTGGAAATCCATTTGGAAAATCAAAGTTCCTTACAAGTACAGGATGCTAATTTGGAATTGTGCTCATGAGATATTACCTGTAGCCCAAAATTTAAATAGAATCATTCATCAGATTAGCCTTATTTGCTCAAGATGTCTCTCAGATCAAGAATCTCATATACATTTATTCAGGGACTGTGCTCAATCAAGTATTTTATGGTCCTTTATATTTCAGAGGATTTGGAAAAATgagaattttgattttagaGCCTTCTATAATCTCCAATGGAAACAATGGATCAATTTTAATCTTTCTTGCTCTATGGACTGGAAGGTCATTTTTTCTGTGGCCATTTGGCATATCTGGATTTCTAGAAACAATGTTATTTTCAACTTTTAAATGAAGAATTGTTTTTCATTATACAATTCCTTTTTTGTGGATTGGAAAAGTACTAATTTTATTTTGCAGGGTAAGGATGTTAAACAGAATCAGGAAGCTGAAAATTTTACTTTCAAATGGCTCTCACCAAAAACAGATTTTTTGAAGCTTAATGTGGATGGAGCATGGAAATCAATGATTGAAGCAGGAGGAGGGGGTGTTTTCAGAAGGCCAAATGGTTCATGGTTTGTAGGCTTTTCAAgtaaatttaatgtcaactctCCTCTAGCTGCGGAGTTGTACGCTCTCAGAGAGGGTTTAATCATTGCGAAGGATCTCAAGATAGACAAATTGGAAGTGGAAACAGACGCAGTCCAACTTAAGCTAATGTTGGAGAGGATGGATGATAACAATTATCATGAACTAAGT
This Spinacia oleracea cultivar Varoflay chromosome 6, BTI_SOV_V1, whole genome shotgun sequence DNA region includes the following protein-coding sequences:
- the LOC110789181 gene encoding uncharacterized protein, translating into MKVCMWNVRGACRDLFMSHAKDVISSHHPDIFILLETKSDGTRGREVMRSLNYDDCRIVRPVEKRGGIWLFWKKSVDLIYFDSENNHFQSLFHFKNLGKEALVSGVHAPSSSGARHKYWRGMQEDLPPSNIPWLVLGDLNEVTAQSEKKGGRAFRPTQCTYLVNFMDDAGLVDIGYNGCPYTWTNARQELL